Sequence from the Cucumis sativus cultivar 9930 chromosome 1, Cucumber_9930_V3, whole genome shotgun sequence genome:
ATGAAACTCTTGATGTCAAGTTCCAGTAGAACATGAAACTCTTGATGTCAAGTTCTagtagaatataaaatattaggtCGCAAACAACGTGagtcatttatatatataattagacaAAAGTCTTTTATGAGGTAAGAACTAATataccatttttgtttaatatcaTATCACCAAGCAAGGGAGATGCAAGCCAACATACACTGTTCGTTCATCTATAACATACTGAACAATTGTTGAAGCCCAAAAACAAAGCATGGAAAATAGATGGTTACATTCAGAAGGtaatatttcaaatgtttatctAATCATAGATTCAGTAAACTGCACAATAATCTACAATCGTTTTTTTCTGATATGCAATACACATCCACTCATGGTCATGGTTGAAAACTATAGATGCTCAAGGAATGACATGACCAGTGCATGCAATCTGGTGAAGGCAATTGTTAtggatataaaaaatgttaattttagGGTGAAGGCAAAAAACATGACCAGTGCATGCAATGTAGTGAAACTACGAGTTTAAGAAGTGTAGACAACCATCAAgccaaaactcaaaacaagTGATTGTTTTTGTATATCCTGAAAACAAGTTGGTATTAGAAATCAAACCTGAAAAATACGTGGATCCCTTGCTTTCGTGAATGAAGGGAGGTTCCACCCAGTCATATGCTTTGACATGAAGAGAACCATAGAGAACTTTGCTGAACACAGTCATCCCAGGATGGTCGTGAAGTGGGATGACTGAAGAAGTTGGAAAGCAAAATATACATATCTGCTGATATTAAGTACATACCATAAGCATACTTATTACAATAGGGGCTTCAAAAATAACTAACAGCCCGTTGGTAGTTTAAGTCAACCATAGATACAGTTTCTGGTAATTTTGACACTAACTTCTCCAAATAAAAACTAGGTCACAGTGTGGAAAATTCAAAAGGTAATCAATTCTCAGATGCAAGAGGCCTATGCCTCAGGTTTTTCTCCCTGAACAAAACTCAACAATGAATATCGTAGAACCAAAATCCTATTGCCAAAAACATTTCcctagaaattaaaattgaaaaacctGTGAATCCAACTTTCTGGTTgctaaataatgaatgaacAAGACCTGTTTGAGAAAAGGGATGCATGGGACTGACCgtaaaattttcacattcaaATATGTCAACGTATGTTATTGGCTGAGCCCATCGAGCTATCCTATTCAATTGGCTCAGTCCAAAAAGTCCATGCCCTCGGTCGTCATCAGCATTCTCTTCTTTAAGCCCAACATCCCCCACGCCAACCGTATCTGTGAATAGAGCATATAAATGGGATGTGTTAAAGAGTGGAGTCTAACGCAGTACATAATGTAGTATGTCCTACTTGAAGAAAACTTTAGTTTCTGAAACAGTATTCTTTAGAACAGCAAAAGAACACAATAATCAATTGTCTTGTAATAAATCATTCCTCAAACTCGGAATCAGGGAGAATAAGAGAATACAAACATATACACACGCCCATTGATTGAGATCTCCAATCATCATTATTTCCAATATAGTAAGTAAAGGTAACATCAAAACGTTACCATACTCCACTCCAAACAATTGAAGGATGATTGAAGTTGATGCAGCGGACAAAGTATTAGGCTAAATCCATGGCTAAAAAAGAGAAGTCTATCCCTTAAGATGTCTAGAGAACACTCAAGAACAAAGGTTCTATATTCAGCTTCCAATTTAGTTTAAGAAATTCCCAAATGGCAATTCACGAACTAACCAAGGATCCAATCCATCAATTAAACCTCCAAAACTAAGCAAACCCATGAATGAATCACTTGAATTATGAACCCAGATGGGAAATTAACAAGAATCacaagaagaaacaaaagggtAGTTGGAAGACCAAATGTAGAAGATAATGCAGTATAAACTTCAAagcaagaaagagaaattacCCAAAAGGGAACATAGATTCTTGATAGTTTGAGAAGAAAGTGGAGAGTTCGCGGGAGTTAAACTCTTTTTACAAAGGTCGTAGATAGCCTGAATTTTGGAGCTCTTCTTGTGGCTCATGCTCAAGAACCGAAGAAACACTGAGCAATCCACCTtgttttgcaaaaataatcTCATCTTATCCGTCGCTTTTTGGGTTTTTGAgaacattttgaaatcaacagaaaaaagaaaaaaaaattaaatgcaaatttagattttggaaTGAGATTATGAAATACCGACACGCATCGCAGCCGATGCAATGATGTAATTAtcctcaacaaaataaaatacatagaGAGAGagttcatattaattataaatagttttaactttttaactaTATGCTTgaaattatcattttcttgttgtttaaataaaataaaaatttatgcaATAACCAATACCTAAAAATACAAACACATATCTAACATTATTTACATCATCCTTAATACTAAATGATCTCTTAAATTAACTTAGTGATAATTGACATGACATTCGAATCTGAATGTATGAGATTTCATCTCAAACTTAtcattattttactaaaaatttattgtaattttgtagGAAAAAGAGAGCAACTAATGgtataaagtttatttttcaaatattttgatagcttttagttgaaaatgaaaattcatcAAAGTATTTTTCAAGTCTATTGTTAAAAAGATCAATAACGAAGATATTATGGATTTGATACATATAACCGAGACACTCATCATCACTGgtataaaaagtaataataatgataataactCACATACAATATTTCTAatactgattttttttcttcaaattttcattattatttttaagatttgaTCTAACTACTAAAAAATTAggttgtaaaattaaatttgaagctTATTTAAATTAGGGACTAATTTGTAATTGAACTAAATTATTGGGTTAAGGTTAAGTCCGCTCCATGTCTCCATCAGTAGCCATTACCATTTTGGCGGCAAAATTCCTCCATTTATGCCCAAGCTTTGGAGCTTCCCATTTGAATTTCTtctcgtcttcttcttcttcttcttcttcttcttcttcttcattggGTAAGAAGGTTTTTCAGGACGCAAAAGGGTAATTTTGATGGAAGGAAGTAAAGGCGAAGTGGTGTTCAATTCACTCAATCTGAATCCACAGCTGTTCATTAATGAAGCTCTCAATACTGTCGACGATTTAGTTGATGATGCTTTCGATTTCTATCAATCGTATTGTTCTCTctgttttctatttctttaatttaggtttttcaattttgttcggttaggttaattttgttgattcttGTTAATTCTTTTTCCCTTCAGACAAGCGTCGGCTGCCTTGAAGACCGAGAGCTCGGATAGATCTCAGGATCTTACCCTAGTAAggtttaatttgtattatgtTATTTAGCATTTTCTTGTTAATTTCTGAATTCTTAAGTTTGTACTCTTAAGCACTTCTTTGAATTGTTCACATTTTCGCCTCGTTTTATTCAGGGAATATCGCAAGTCCGAGCGTTGGTCCAATTGGGTCTGCATAAGCGATTGGCCATGTGGGAAAAGTACTGCCTTAATCACTGTTTTTCAGTGCCTGAAGGTTTTTCTTTACCCTCAGATGTAGGTTCTTCTTTCTTAATGAGGCTCCTTGgccaaagaataaaaatatcatgTTGGTATCAATATCTGAATTTTAGTTTGTAGTTTATCGATTATATATCAACcttgataaatatttatgtaaagCAATAAATTAACCGAAATTAGCTATTGAATTGCTTTTGCTTTCAAACTAAGTTGTAGATCTTGCTTTTAAGTAATATTCATATTGAGATTAATAGATGAcatctttttatgttttatgtgtTTATAAAGGATAGTTGAGATGTTTATAAACCCTTAATATTGATgtcaaatattcatatatatatatataactttgcCGGTTTCAAAAGTTCTCTATAAATATAACTTACATGTAAATGACCGGTTGCTTATGCAGCGAGTTTCCCATTTATTTTGTACTGACTTGATAGCTTCCTCAATTTTTGGTTCTGGGACGAACAAATTTTGAGGAGAAAGCGCAGTTACTTACTGTGTATCattgagtttcaatttttgttccAAATATATTCATTGCTACTTTCAGATATAATCACAAGTTTCCATATTTTCAGACCTCAGAGCTTCCTCATTTTGTTAGCAATAACTCAACGTGGTTCCATTGTAACTAGAATGTGGTCGTGACGGTAAAAGATTCTTTTTAGCTCTAAAAGGAATGCGACCAAATGCCTGCAGCACTTATAAAAATCTGTCACTGGGGCATcatgccttttctttttcaattacatTTGAAATCTCCTATGTAAGATCCAGTTCGATTCCTTTCATTTTGCACCAATATAGTTTACTTTGGGTTGGGCAACTTCTGTCTGTTTCACTGGCATCTCATTGGAATCCCCAATATCTTATTGTCAGGATGCTAAATTATCAATGGTTCCCATCTTGTTTGAGAACTTTGAGTTATGGCTAATTGAGTCTATGTGTTCTTTTAATCGAGTCTGTGTTCttttactactttttcttctttctaatgCAATAGCTAATAAACATATTTCTGATTCAgatctaaatattttcttttaagttgtCTTAGGATGAATCACCTGGTGTCACTTCAATAAGTCATGACCATGACGTGGATCTGGATACAGAGCTTGATCTTTTGAGAAATAAGCTCTCCGAGGTATTGAATATGTCGTATGTTTAACACGTGCGTTTAAGTAATTCATATCTCATGAGGAAATATATTCTTCAGGTCAGAAAAGAGAATATTGTATTAAACCAAGAACTGCAAGCTTTGGAAAGGCAAACTGCTTCCAGTAACTCCCAAATCAGTCATTTCAACGAAGCATTACAACTATATGAGCAAAGTTCTGTGAATGACATGTTCCAGGGTAACTAAGTTGTGcttaaaaccaattttttcttcctgCACTCCTGGGTTTACATGCACACTACTCTACTAGTACACTCGTGAAGGCTTCCTCCGAatgaaatatacaaataatgGCCTCCTCCGGCGGATCATCCTGGTTTGCATTTCTCATGGTGACACACTCAAATAATTCCAAATGACACTTAAGTTAACATCTgtaaaatcatttcatttaggcaatttttatattacacTAAACTCTAACAGTCTCATTTTCTGTTCATTCCATAAAAGAGGAGCTTCTTGCAGTATGTGAATAAGGCAACTTCTCTtgctattttcattttgaatgcCACTTGAACAAAGTTTATTCTTTAGTTATTAAATTTCGTTGTACTCAAACTTCAACAGTCGGTAGGTAAAAGTTGTTCATAATAGTAGGAAGCAGAATTCTAACATGTATCAATTTCTTGCAGAAATGATCAGAACTGCATCGGAGCTTCGTGTGAAAATAGGAAAGCTGAAGAAAAGGACGGAGGAAACCAAGCTCGCTATTGTAGAGAAGGTTCATACAAATGGAGACATCTCTCACCATCACAAGGGTAGGATTTTCAAGCTACTTTATTATCAATGAAGCTGGTTTTAGCTTTTTTGAAGCTGAATATCATCTCACATGCTCGTTGATGCTTGTTTCTGTTGTGCAGGTTTCTCTAATGCTAAGCTGGATGAtattcaagaatttttatctgatttgaagaagatttGAAGTTATTTCACCATGACTTCAATCTTACTGTATATCATGCTTGCTTACGAAACTTGTCACTATGAGTTCTTCAatgtttaaactttatttaGCAGTTGTGAGatattctaaacaaaatttgtattatatatcattttggATTGATGACTATCCTTGGTAATCTTCTTTGAGAGTTTGCAGATGAGCCATGAGTAGTTGGCTCAATCCTTCCTATGGTTTGCATTACACTTTTCAAgcttatacttttatttacaaaatattctaaactttcaaaaattgtaaatagaATTAGTGGGACTTGAGAAGTTTTGGAATGAGCGCAGAATCAAATGGAAATGAGATTATGAAGTGTCAAAACAATAGGAAAGAGAATAAGATTGTAAACGGTtggaaataaatgaattttgtattgCAAGTCAGATTCAAAGTGTTCAATCTAACATagactttaatttaaaactaattataagttcattttttcattttctagaCACGTGGAATCTCGtagttttaattagtttttgtttttcggactaacttttgaacatataataaataaaattagaaattagataatgtattcatttttattctaatatttatatattattgtctttaaaaaaatctttacctaattcatagaaagaaaaggtgttctagcaattaaattattaaagtaaACATGTTAATATTCCACTATTGTACTATATATAATGcaatcatttttattctcatgtttttaaacttgaaataatGCATTATTTGATcgtaataattattattttcattcaattacacttttttgctttttaaatgttttctcTAAAGTTTGGATCTCATTAAAtcaattactttttaataatataaaatacatgtacttattttgctttttttataCGCATTCATCTCACATATCCACTGAAAGAATCAACATACTAATGTAACATACCGTTACCTCGAACAGATACATCCTAGTTATCTCGAAGAGTTGCGTCCCATCAACATCAAATGCACTAAGTTGcctaagattttatttaaaaagttacaaCCACTCAATCGAAAGTAACATGagaattaatgaaaaatgtagGAGGCAAAGGGACATGTAAGAACTCATTGTACGAAGTCTCTTTTAATATAACATAGAAGAGATAATAAAGACAAAGATAGAAATAAATTAGTTCAGTGGACCATTTTAAAGAGTACGTTTTTCAGTGccaaaaacaattgaaaataaataccaCTTTAGTGATGTTATAAATAAGATAATTTAAagcaataattaaatttgagccTACAAGAGATTGCTTATTTCACACACTACTTAGGCTTCTCTGATAAGCTTTATAATGAGATATGAACTCTTTAAGAATACAAAAAACACCTTTGAATTTCCTTATAATACATCTTGAAAATTTCCATTTCTGCACTCAAAATCTTCACCCCAACCATGgccaaaacaagaaacaaaaacataaaggCGAAGAAGAGGGACCGAGCTCGAACGATAGCAAAACGATTTAGAGTCGAGAACTTTACAAGGCAAAAACTTGTTCTGACAGAGAAGCTTGAAGAGACCTCAAAGGAAAGAATGGAGGTAAGAGCTTTGCATGAAATCAAGTTTGGGATATCATTCACAATTCCTGATAGAATGGCTACAGAAATTAGTGATAAGAAAAGGATAAGTGGATTACACCCGTTGAGGATCACAAGAGTTCCATATGGAGGGCCAATGGAGTTTCATGAGATTGTAAAAGAGGCTGAGAAAGGTTCAGCTCCATTGAAGAATCAGCAAAAAGGGAAGCCACCAAATCCTAAAGCAGCATATCATAGGAGCTGCTTGAATGAATGGCATCCTCAAGTGTTTCATTTCATCTCTAATTCTTATTGTCCTGACAAGTTTGGGGGATTTATAGATTGAAAGGGAATTAGTAAGAATAGCTATAGACCAATCAAACCAAATCACTTAATCGAACGTTTATTCGTAAAATTGTGAGACTAAAAAGGTTATAACTACATTCTTCAATGTGTAGGGATCAACCCAACCTATATTGACCGGTTGATTTGTcggtttgtgattttttttaatataataaacgCTCTTTCGATTAATTTTTCACAAACAATTCTATGCAAAAATCACCTTGAATTCAATACGTAATTCAAAAGAAACTAATGTCCAAATTCAAAGTGCATATACAAAACATTCAAAGTCATGTTCAAATCCATTCAAAataggaataaaaaaaagtccaaatttcaataataactATTAGCCTActaccaaaaaaaatgaagaaaaaaaatccaagcAACACCGATAGTTTTGAATCAAtattgttcttcattttttttatctaactTCTTAATGTctgaaaaaaaagtacaaatatattaaactaaaagaatcGTATATAACTCaagtaataatatattatgttaTGGTAGAAAAACTTGCAGTAACAATAATCAATATGTTCTTGCTTCAAATCCAATCCCACAAAACTAATAGATACATTTAGCACAATATATCTAAAAGCAATCAATTAGATGTCCAAATATTTTCACAAACCTCTTAACTCTTCAAGTCGTAGATGGAGATctattaaaatcaaaccacTCTGAATCCAATTTTGTGTACACATCATATGAGGTCCAACaacattaataattatttgggaaatagattataatataaacaGAGAGAGTAGATATGGGGgaagtatgaaaaaaattctccctcaaataacaatttacaTGTTAGACTAGTTTTTAGGAAAATGATCTTCTAGGGGTGTTAGAACACCCaaaatagaattgaaaaagaattatgtATGTTTTGAGTTGGGATGAGATCACACAATTAATCTAATCGAAATATTTGTTATACTCCATATAGCTTTGGtcttaataaatataagatgTATAGAAATTGCAACCATATAGGATAAAAATGTaccaaagaaaatcaaattaactACAAGTTGAGCTTCTAAActgaaattaaagttaaaaatatatatttttcataacaaacTCAACTAACTCTTACAAGATGATCAAGAAAATTTAGCCTTTAAAAATCgaaattgtttattagtttGCTTAATCAAGACCCAACCCTAAACTATATAACACAAACGATTGGATGAAACGGAGTGAAGAAATATAGACCGTTGTATATTAAATACCAAAAATTAGTCTGCCTGAAATCATGGCAATGAATGTTATAACTTTAATGGGAGAGTGAACTGACGTTTTGGCAATACAATTGCACCACAAAGGGCAAAAGTTTCAAGTGTGGTTCTTCAGATGAAGGCCAAAAAGTTGAAGCGAAACGGCCTTCGAGTTCTCGAAACATGGGACACTTGGTGTTTGGAAGAGAGTATCCTGAGAGAGTTAGCTGAGAAAAACCTCAAAACCTACAGCAACCAAGAAAGCATACCTACACTTCAGGTTAGGGAGAAAGTACTGTCATAGTTTAAAAATGTGCTTGAGAGTGACTGTGAAGTGTTCAAAATCAATTCGATATTTGATCTTTTTAgtgattatttatattttaggagtgattatgaaaatgacaaaagtgattttaaacgTTTTAGAAATCACTCCTAAACATATCATTAGTTCATCTGTGATAACAAACCTTATAAGAATCATTATATTTGATGCCATTTTCAACCTAACAGAAATAGATGACTTCCACCGGACGGAATGAGACCCCAGAGGAAGGTATTGTTAGAAGGATTATGATAAACAGTCAACACCATGAACTCCACAGTCTTTTAATTATCCTAAGCTTCACCCTATTCTAGCTAGCTATATAATCTCCattaaattgaataagaaaacaaaaggactacttgaaaaataaaaagtaagcGCAAGGTTTACTTACTCGTCTCTTCGACTGCGGAATCAATTCTATAAAAAGCTCTCCATGTTAACTTCAACTAAGGAACATGGATCGGGAATGTCAAAGTTCTCCAAAACCTGATATCAAACGAGAgatatatcaatgatagtaaCTTGGTATGGTATCATGCAAATACCAACTATATGTTAAGTTACACAAGGCAGATATGTGTATTATCTAAATCATGGTCGTGGGATTTAAAAAGCTTAATTCCAAGAGGTGTTGCTACCTCGGGATGAACAATGCCGAAAGTGccaattttctttcctttataAATGATGTGAGCTTGTCTGCCAGTAAGAAACTCCGGGTTCTACACATCAAAATTCAGACCAAGAAACAGAGTCAATTCTAAGTTTCCCATTTGCAACCTACTGTGAAATAGCATATGCACAAAATAATTCACTTACGTCTGAACATTTTATGTAATACCCAGTATCATCGCCAACTGAGACAAAAGGAACTCCCACGACTTCCATAATTCGGTCGACCAAACCATGAATCAACTGAAAAATCAAAAAgaacaatttagaaaaaaaaacacacactcAGCCATGGATTACAAGTTACCAATTGAGAAAGATGGCCACAGAAAAAAAGACACATACaacagaagaaaagaagatggtTTATAAGAACAATTTATTACTTTGGAAAACAATGTAATATGGATGACAGAAAAGTGCAGTAAATTTGAATACACAAAAAGAGAAACTCTCTCATCATGATGAAACGCTaactttaaaagataaattattcttGCGGTATTTTTTCTAGAAATTATATATCAGAAATTGTACCTCagtcaaatttcataaaaaattatcttatctttttttattacttaatcGTTCTTCCAACTTTCtattcattttataataaattcactAGCTTTTTTGCagacataaaataaaacatgtcTAGATGTTAGATAGACGgtaaataatagtaaattttaaaacaatagaCTTCTGTTTAGATTCTTACTTCGAATCCAGAATTGGCACCGCAATATAGAGCAGCAAGATGACGATGATTTCTAGCGCCAACATCTTTTGAATCATCCAGCAATGATACATCACCAACTTCAAATATCTAGAACAAAAAAGTTGACAaacaatttaactttttaagtatttttaaagttaatttaaaacaaacaagtcttcaaaatatgtaaaaataaaCTGTAGAATCATTCCCAGACATTAAAGAATGCCTATCCAAGTGGGAAAATCctaaaccattttttcttcaGAAAATAGACTATAAGCATAGAAGTATAAAAGAGTAAGAGAAACACACAAGAAGGAAAAGCCAAACCATCTCTTCTTAAGAACCTATATAGATTTTCTACCACACACCAGCATGCTTCAGCAATCAATAGCCAATGAATAGAACATATAggaataatgaagaaaaagagaccCATGTTATCAACTAATTCGGCCTCAACTCTAAgacttaataaaaaagaagtgcTCAAACTTctcatcttttcttctccaagaAGTGACCAACTCAACTGGGAGTTCAAACTGTGAACTTTACAACTTTTTCAGCTCCTAGTTGTCATTAGGGGTTATACCAACAAAACAGTCACAACTCACGTCACCAAGACAAATAAACTCTATGATTCTGACCCAAAAACAAGGGAGTGTTAGCCTGTTTCATACCATTTGACCTACTATTACGGCCACAGCATGAAACCAATCCACAGTGAACATCAAAATGCAATAAATACTATGTAAATTATATACACTCTTTATTTAGTACAATTGCCAATCGTAAACTTCAGAATATGTATACGCTGATTTGCGCGGGGGGATGGGGGGTAAACggtaaatgaaaaatgaaacatataCCTTTATGGGCTTTGGATGATCCTTATTATGtccaacaattttcaaaagacCAGGCATAAGACTGGTTCGGACAACCTATCAATGTTGAAAAAGTGCAAAACTTTATAAAGGTACCAAATGTTTGTAGTTCAAATAATTTCTAGCATGTGTCATATTCAGATCAGTTTCCCACAGGCCAAGTTGATCGAAAAACCAGATGGGGTTAACAAACCTCAAAATCAGTTGAACGGGGATTTCCAATGACAACTGCAGTAGATTTATCATCTTCACGCTTTAACATGGCAAAGTTCTCTTTATAAGAGCATAGAATCCACGTAAGTACCTCTGTGAACCCACTCATTGCAATCTTAACAGAAACaagtgaatataaaaaatgataagcaAGAAAAGTTATATAAACAGAGAAAACGGGGAAAATCAACTATTACTAATATGTACCTCTCCTCTAATAAGGTCACTGAACTCATTTAATGTTAGAGGCTGCAAAGATGCTGGTTTACTCTTCGGGATGTTATTATACCCGTAAGCAATAGCAACATCCTAGAAAAGAATTTACACAATCAAAAGCTATTAGCAAGGTGCATAGAAAGTACGTACACACATGTATTCACAAGGCTATCTcctatttac
This genomic interval carries:
- the LOC101209759 gene encoding plant cysteine oxidase 3 isoform X1; this encodes MFSKTQKATDKMRLFLQNKVDCSVFLRFLSMSHKKSSKIQAIYDLCKKSLTPANSPLSSQTIKNLCSLLDTVGVGDVGLKEENADDDRGHGLFGLSQLNRIARWAQPITYVDIFECENFTQICIFCFPTSSVIPLHDHPGMTVFSKVLYGSLHVKAYDWVEPPFIHESKGSTYFSARLAKLAVDKVLTASSATSVLYPKAGGNLHCFTAISPCAVLDILSPPYNEDKGRRCTYYHDYPYSTISADTKLYLNDEEVEDHAWLAKIETPDDLYMRPGMYVGPAIQT
- the LOC101209759 gene encoding plant cysteine oxidase 3 isoform X4 is translated as MFSKTQKATDKMRLFLQNKVDCSVFLRFLSMSHKKSSKIQAIYDLCKKSLTPANSPLSSQTIKNLCSLLDTVGVGDVGLKEENADDDRGHGLFGLSQLNRIARWAQPITYVDIFECENFTQICIFCFPTSSVIPLHDHPGMTVFSKVLYGSLHVKAYDWVEPPFIHESKGSTYFSARLAKLAVDKVLTASSATSVLYPKAGGNLHCFTAISPCAVLDILSPPYNEDKGRRLACKNQLQIPNSI
- the LOC101209759 gene encoding plant cysteine oxidase 3 isoform X3; the protein is MFSKTQKATDKMRLFLQNKVDCSVFLRFLSMSHKKSSKIQAIYDLCKKSLTPANSPLSSQTIKNLCSLLDTVGVGDVGLKEENADDDRGHGLFGLSQLNRIARWAQPITYVDIFECENFTQICIFCFPTSSVIPLHDHPGMTVFSKVLYGSLHVKAYDWVEPPFIHESKGSTYFSARLAKLAVDKVLTASSATSVLYPKAGGNLHCFTAISPCAVLDILSPPYNEDKGRRSADTKLYLNDEEVEDHAWLAKIETPDDLYMRPGMYVGPAIQT
- the LOC101209759 gene encoding plant cysteine oxidase 3 isoform X2, translating into MFSKTQKATDKMRLFLQNKVDCSVFLRFLSMSHKKSSKIQAIYDLCKKSLTPANSPLSSQTIKNLCSLLDTVGVGDVGLKEENADDDRGHGLFGLSQLNRIARWAQPITYVDIFECENFTICIFCFPTSSVIPLHDHPGMTVFSKVLYGSLHVKAYDWVEPPFIHESKGSTYFSARLAKLAVDKVLTASSATSVLYPKAGGNLHCFTAISPCAVLDILSPPYNEDKGRRCTYYHDYPYSTISADTKLYLNDEEVEDHAWLAKIETPDDLYMRPGMYVGPAIQT
- the LOC101210006 gene encoding protein MIS12 homolog isoform X1, whose product is MEGSKGEVVFNSLNLNPQLFINEALNTVDDLVDDAFDFYQSQASAALKTESSDRSQDLTLGISQVRALVQLGLHKRLAMWEKYCLNHCFSVPEGFSLPSDDESPGVTSISHDHDVDLDTELDLLRNKLSEVRKENIVLNQELQALERQTASSNSQISHFNEALQLYEQSSVNDMFQEMIRTASELRVKIGKLKKRTEETKLAIVEKVHTNGDISHHHKGFSNAKLDDIQEFLSDLKKI
- the LOC101210006 gene encoding protein MIS12 homolog isoform X2; protein product: MEGSKGEVVFNSLNLNPQLFINEALNTVDDLVDDAFDFYQSQASAALKTESSDRSQDLTLVREYRKSERWSNWVCISDWPCGKSTALITVFQCLKDESPGVTSISHDHDVDLDTELDLLRNKLSEVRKENIVLNQELQALERQTASSNSQISHFNEALQLYEQSSVNDMFQEMIRTASELRVKIGKLKKRTEETKLAIVEKVHTNGDISHHHKGFSNAKLDDIQEFLSDLKKI